A genomic window from Chitinophagaceae bacterium includes:
- the uvrA gene encoding excinuclease ABC subunit UvrA: MPVKNPPKKAVESLPPASQPELEFLEVLGARVHNLKNIDVKIPRNKLVVLTGISGSGKSSLAFDTIYAEGQRRYMESFSSYARQFLGDLERPDVDQITGLSPVISIEQKTVNKNPRSTVGTITEIYDFLRLLFARASEAYSYESGEKMVRFTEEQIIDQLNENFKDEKIILLAPLVRGRKGHYRELFEQVRKQGYLKVRVDGEIKEVKDKMQVDRYKVHDIELVIDRIEVNEKSIERMKKSVALTLKMGKGLIMVVMADDESKAQSFSKTLMDPASGISYEEPSPNTFSFNSPYGACPHCKGLGFVFEINRHVIIPDDSKSINDGGIIPLGEVRDNFLYQQVRAIAVKYKFTLATPIKKIPKEALNMILYGSKEEKVDVSLNFDALDQSYSTEFEGVVNMIYRYYRDTASDGLRRWAEEFMDAVPCPVCNGTRLKKESLFFRVNEKNIAELSAMSISALQQWFDEVDDTLSERQLKIGREVLKEIRSRISFLMDVGLEYLALDRPSRSLSGGESQRIRLATQIGSQLVGITYILDEPSIGLHQRDNQRLIKALKDLTEVGNSVLVVEHDKDIMLAADHVIDLGPGAGEHGGYIVSEGPPAAFNGQSTLTVDYLVGKKAIKVPAQRREGNGQFLHLIGARGNNLKDVSVSFPLGKLICVTGVSGSGKSTLITETLYPILNQYFYSSRKKPLEYRAVEGLKLLDKVIEIDQSPIGRTPRSNPATYISVFSDIRDLFAQLPESKIRGYKTGRFSFNVKGGRCEDCQGGGMKLIEMNFLPDVYVECEKCMGKRYNRETLEVRYRGKSISDILEMTVDEAVTFFENMHKIHRKIKTMQDVGLGYIRLGQQATTLSGGEAQRVKLSTELSKKDTGQTFYILDEPTTGLHFEDIRVLMEVLNKLVDKGNTVLIIEHNLDVIKLADYIVDLGPEGGQAGGYIIADGTPEDIAKSKKSFTGEFLKRELN; encoded by the coding sequence ATGCCGGTTAAAAATCCTCCCAAAAAAGCTGTTGAATCTTTACCGCCTGCCAGTCAGCCTGAGCTGGAATTCCTGGAAGTATTGGGAGCACGTGTTCACAACCTGAAAAATATTGATGTAAAAATTCCACGCAATAAATTAGTTGTGCTCACGGGCATCAGCGGAAGTGGAAAATCATCATTGGCATTTGATACGATCTATGCGGAAGGTCAGCGGCGTTATATGGAGAGTTTTTCATCCTATGCCCGCCAGTTTCTGGGTGATCTTGAACGTCCGGATGTAGACCAGATCACCGGCTTAAGTCCGGTTATTTCCATCGAGCAAAAAACGGTGAATAAAAATCCGCGCTCTACAGTCGGTACGATTACAGAGATCTATGATTTCCTTCGATTGCTGTTCGCACGCGCGTCAGAAGCTTATTCCTATGAGTCTGGTGAAAAGATGGTTCGTTTTACTGAGGAACAGATCATCGATCAACTGAATGAAAATTTTAAAGACGAAAAAATTATCCTCCTGGCTCCGCTGGTAAGAGGCCGTAAAGGACACTACCGTGAATTGTTTGAGCAGGTGCGAAAGCAAGGATATCTTAAAGTGCGTGTTGATGGAGAGATTAAGGAAGTGAAAGATAAGATGCAGGTAGACCGTTACAAGGTGCATGATATTGAACTGGTGATTGACAGGATTGAGGTGAATGAAAAATCTATTGAACGGATGAAGAAATCCGTGGCACTCACCCTGAAGATGGGGAAAGGCTTGATCATGGTGGTGATGGCAGATGATGAAAGCAAAGCGCAGAGTTTCAGTAAAACGCTGATGGATCCTGCTTCAGGTATTTCCTATGAAGAACCTTCACCCAATACATTTTCTTTCAACTCACCTTATGGTGCCTGCCCGCATTGCAAAGGATTAGGATTTGTTTTTGAGATCAACCGCCATGTGATTATTCCCGATGACTCAAAAAGTATCAACGACGGTGGAATCATCCCGTTAGGAGAAGTGCGCGACAATTTTTTATACCAGCAAGTGCGGGCCATTGCCGTGAAATATAAATTCACGCTGGCGACACCCATCAAAAAAATTCCGAAAGAAGCATTGAACATGATCCTCTACGGATCTAAAGAAGAAAAAGTAGATGTGTCACTTAATTTTGACGCACTGGACCAGTCGTATTCCACAGAGTTTGAAGGCGTGGTAAATATGATTTACCGTTATTATCGTGATACTGCATCAGATGGTTTGCGCAGGTGGGCAGAAGAATTTATGGATGCGGTGCCTTGTCCGGTTTGCAATGGAACAAGACTGAAAAAAGAATCGCTCTTCTTTCGCGTCAATGAAAAAAACATTGCTGAATTATCTGCTATGAGCATTTCAGCATTGCAGCAATGGTTTGATGAAGTGGATGACACATTATCCGAGCGACAGTTGAAAATAGGTCGTGAAGTGTTGAAGGAGATCCGTTCACGCATCAGCTTTTTAATGGATGTTGGTTTGGAATATCTTGCTTTGGATCGTCCTTCAAGATCGTTATCGGGCGGCGAATCACAACGTATCCGGCTGGCAACTCAGATTGGTTCGCAACTGGTTGGCATCACTTATATTCTTGATGAACCGAGTATTGGACTACATCAGCGCGACAATCAACGACTGATAAAAGCATTGAAAGATTTAACGGAAGTCGGTAACAGTGTATTAGTGGTGGAGCATGACAAAGACATCATGCTGGCGGCTGATCATGTAATTGATCTTGGTCCGGGTGCGGGTGAACATGGCGGTTATATTGTTTCAGAAGGACCACCTGCAGCATTTAATGGGCAGTCCACTTTGACAGTGGATTATTTGGTAGGGAAAAAAGCAATTAAAGTTCCTGCTCAAAGGCGGGAAGGAAATGGACAGTTTCTGCATTTGATTGGTGCCAGGGGAAATAACCTGAAAGATGTTTCCGTGAGTTTTCCATTGGGCAAATTGATTTGTGTGACAGGCGTTTCAGGAAGTGGAAAATCCACGTTGATCACTGAAACATTGTATCCGATTCTCAACCAATATTTTTATAGCTCCAGAAAAAAACCATTGGAGTATCGTGCTGTTGAAGGATTGAAGCTGCTTGATAAAGTAATTGAGATTGATCAGTCACCGATTGGCAGAACACCGCGTTCTAATCCTGCCACTTATATCTCTGTATTTTCTGACATCCGCGATTTGTTTGCACAACTGCCTGAATCAAAAATCCGCGGCTATAAAACCGGTCGTTTCTCTTTCAATGTCAAAGGCGGACGATGTGAGGATTGCCAGGGAGGCGGCATGAAGTTGATTGAAATGAATTTTCTTCCTGATGTATATGTGGAATGTGAGAAATGCATGGGCAAACGTTACAATCGTGAAACGCTGGAAGTGCGCTACCGCGGAAAATCCATCAGTGATATCCTGGAAATGACAGTGGATGAAGCCGTTACATTTTTTGAAAACATGCATAAGATTCATCGCAAGATCAAAACAATGCAGGATGTTGGTTTGGGTTATATTCGTTTGGGTCAGCAGGCAACAACGTTGAGTGGCGGTGAAGCACAACGTGTTAAACTTTCAACAGAGCTTTCGAAAAAAGATACCGGACAAACATTTTATATTCTTGATGAACCCACCACAGGATTGCACTTCGAAGACATCCGCGTATTGATGGAAGTGCTCAACAAGCTCGTTGACAAAGGCAACACTGTTTTAATTATCGAACACAATCTTGATGTAATCAAACTCGCCGACTATATCGTAGATCTTGGACCTGAAGGTGGCCAGGCGGGCGGTTATATCATTGCTGATGGAACGCCGGAAGACATTGCGAAGAGCAAAAAGAGTTTTACGGGTGAGTTTTTGAAGCGGGAGTTGAATTGA
- a CDS encoding peptidoglycan DD-metalloendopeptidase family protein, whose protein sequence is MITTIFYERKNAHYRTLNAAARFLFPDCLLTVAKMATVFFLLLTVSFSASAQSSKDDLEKKKEQLLKEIETMQQQLDQTKKSKNANLGQLTALKKQIGAREKLIGNYNSQISQIDKELTAKVRTVRALDRDLDTLRVNYANMVYYAYKHRSAYDKLLFLFSAKDFNDAFIRLKYIKRYSAYRRMQADLIRTTQKDLSKKMTQLKAQRTEKKQVLSEQEEQKKKLAKEKAAKDKLAKTFSSQEKTLKTALAKKKKEQDQLKKQIADLIRKEIEESKKKNGTASGKTTTASSLGLTPEAAALSASFASNQGKLPWPVTKGEIAETFGEHEHAILENVMTKNNGVDIKTSAGADARAVFKGTVVSIISNPGYHKGVLIKHGEYYTVYSNLASVKVKANQEVDTKQSIGTVFTNESGESTIHIEIWKGTSLLNPESWLISK, encoded by the coding sequence ATGATCACCACAATTTTTTATGAACGAAAAAATGCGCATTACCGGACATTGAATGCCGCAGCGCGTTTTTTGTTTCCAGACTGTTTATTGACTGTAGCTAAAATGGCAACGGTGTTTTTTCTGTTGTTGACGGTGAGTTTCTCAGCTTCTGCTCAATCGAGCAAGGACGACCTTGAAAAGAAAAAAGAACAGCTGCTGAAAGAAATCGAGACGATGCAGCAGCAACTCGATCAAACAAAAAAATCAAAGAATGCAAACCTGGGACAGCTCACGGCATTGAAAAAGCAAATTGGCGCGCGTGAAAAACTGATTGGAAATTACAACAGCCAGATCAGCCAGATTGACAAAGAGCTGACTGCAAAAGTCCGCACGGTGCGTGCATTGGACCGCGACCTTGATACGCTAAGAGTCAATTATGCCAATATGGTTTACTATGCTTACAAGCACAGGAGCGCTTATGATAAATTACTTTTCCTTTTTTCGGCGAAGGATTTTAATGATGCATTTATAAGGTTGAAATATATCAAACGCTATAGTGCTTATCGCCGGATGCAGGCAGATTTGATTCGTACGACTCAGAAAGATCTGTCAAAAAAAATGACGCAATTGAAAGCGCAGCGCACGGAGAAAAAGCAAGTGCTGTCGGAACAGGAAGAACAGAAGAAAAAACTAGCAAAAGAAAAAGCGGCGAAGGATAAGCTGGCTAAAACATTCAGCAGCCAGGAGAAAACATTGAAGACGGCGTTAGCAAAAAAGAAAAAGGAACAGGATCAGTTAAAGAAGCAAATTGCTGATCTGATTCGAAAGGAAATTGAAGAATCGAAAAAGAAAAACGGAACCGCTTCGGGTAAAACCACTACCGCTTCATCACTCGGATTAACTCCGGAAGCCGCCGCGCTCTCCGCAAGTTTTGCATCCAACCAGGGCAAGCTTCCATGGCCCGTAACGAAAGGAGAAATTGCAGAAACTTTTGGCGAGCATGAACATGCCATTCTTGAAAATGTGATGACGAAGAACAATGGCGTGGATATTAAAACTTCAGCAGGCGCTGATGCACGTGCTGTATTTAAAGGCACTGTGGTGAGTATTATTTCCAATCCCGGTTATCACAAAGGTGTGCTGATCAAACATGGAGAATATTATACCGTTTACAGCAACCTGGCTTCTGTGAAAGTAAAAGCCAACCAGGAAGTGGACACCAAGCAATCCATCGGAACAGTGTTCACTAATGAAAGCGGTGAATCCACTATTCACATTGAAATCTGGAAAGGAACATCGTTGTTGAATCCTGAGAGTTGGTTGATTTCGAAATAA
- a CDS encoding DUF4292 domain-containing protein, whose protein sequence is MIKFFFAAIACIIILAGCKTTSKVTTASKQSDVKNNASQAMLDSLEKHAFRFEWFTGKAKVEILQGTDKTEFTANLRIRNDSAIWVSISPALGLEVARVLLTKDSIRIIDRLNNDYDSKDYHFFKTFTSFPITYDVVQDLIEGTPLFINNREFNVDRTDSTYSLKWEQSSQTNLILLDHKFLEKKQTVTDSTTASMNIIQQQYDIPYTSAFSLWRKIELIRPQQMQIVITFSKIKINEPVKLPFTVKD, encoded by the coding sequence ATGATTAAATTTTTTTTTGCTGCTATAGCGTGCATCATAATATTGGCCGGTTGTAAAACAACATCTAAAGTTACAACAGCATCAAAACAAAGCGATGTTAAAAACAATGCTTCGCAGGCAATGCTGGACAGCCTGGAAAAACATGCTTTTCGTTTTGAATGGTTTACCGGAAAGGCAAAAGTTGAAATCCTCCAGGGAACAGATAAAACTGAATTTACCGCCAACTTAAGAATCAGGAACGACAGCGCCATCTGGGTTTCCATTTCTCCTGCACTCGGACTGGAAGTGGCACGGGTGCTGCTGACCAAAGATTCCATCCGCATAATTGACCGATTGAACAATGATTATGACAGTAAGGATTATCATTTCTTCAAAACGTTCACCTCATTTCCTATCACGTATGATGTAGTTCAGGATTTGATTGAAGGAACACCTTTGTTTATCAATAACCGGGAATTTAATGTTGACAGAACGGATTCAACTTACTCCTTGAAATGGGAACAGTCATCACAAACCAATTTGATTCTACTCGATCATAAATTTCTCGAGAAGAAGCAAACTGTCACCGACAGTACAACAGCAAGCATGAATATTATTCAGCAACAGTATGATATACCATACACTTCTGCGTTTTCGTTGTGGAGAAAAATTGAATTGATCCGTCCTCAACAGATGCAGATCGTAATTACCTTTAGCAAAATTAAAATCAACGAACCTGTTAAGTTGCCTTTTACTGTAAAGGATTAA
- a CDS encoding tetratricopeptide repeat protein: protein MKLKSYIQLIMLLALVLVQVSCSTSKNGTSSVLGDGIGASKTVVIDESKKREAEAKLIEAKKMEILSDEQAALNLYKECIRLDPENDAAYYSAATILFNQKQYQDALGFVSEAVKISPGNSWYLDLYGTLLGGIGNYKEAIKVYQQMVQLDPDNTDAWFNWAFFLDQSKQTEEAINVFNKIEARFGVNEDISIEKEKLWLKLGKVDKAAVELKNLIAAFPDEPRYYSLLVDMYMSNKMEDKAFEVLQQMISIDPDNPRANLVMADYYRKNGEEQKSFEALKRAYANPDLDAAIKISLLASFLPMMQTDTVKKSEALELGKLLVSVHPNDPMAHALMGDILYQNDEVNGALNEYRKSLEIDNSKFLVWQQVMLIYDREQNRDSLLAVSERAMDLFPDQNMAYYFNGYANMQLKKYEAGIASMGKAIAMGSEDKQFIAQLYSSMGDAYYSLKNSSASDSCYDLALIFDPQNAYVLNNYSYYLSLRSTKLDEAKKMAERANSIAPNTAAYEDTYGWVLFKLGEYEEAKNWIDKSLKNGSGDDGTVLEHYGDVLYKLGDVNGAVQYWMKAKEKNVDSDSIDKKIAGRKLYD from the coding sequence ATGAAATTAAAATCATATATTCAGTTAATTATGCTGCTTGCACTGGTCCTCGTGCAGGTTTCCTGTTCAACTTCGAAGAACGGTACTTCTTCAGTTCTTGGCGATGGTATTGGTGCTTCGAAAACAGTAGTAATAGATGAATCGAAAAAGCGCGAAGCAGAAGCGAAGCTGATCGAAGCGAAGAAGATGGAAATTCTGAGCGATGAACAGGCAGCGCTTAACCTTTATAAAGAATGTATCCGGCTCGATCCTGAAAATGACGCTGCATATTACAGTGCGGCGACTATTCTTTTTAACCAGAAGCAATACCAGGATGCATTGGGATTTGTGTCGGAAGCTGTAAAAATCAGTCCGGGCAATTCGTGGTATCTTGATCTTTACGGAACGTTGCTGGGCGGAATCGGAAATTATAAGGAAGCTATCAAAGTATATCAGCAGATGGTGCAGCTTGATCCCGACAACACGGATGCGTGGTTTAACTGGGCATTTTTCCTCGATCAGAGCAAACAAACGGAAGAAGCGATCAATGTATTCAATAAAATTGAAGCACGCTTCGGTGTGAATGAAGATATTTCTATTGAAAAAGAAAAGTTGTGGCTGAAGCTCGGCAAGGTGGATAAAGCGGCGGTTGAATTGAAAAACCTGATCGCGGCATTTCCAGACGAACCGAGATATTATTCCTTGCTGGTAGATATGTATATGTCGAACAAGATGGAGGACAAAGCCTTTGAAGTATTGCAGCAGATGATCAGTATTGATCCTGACAATCCAAGAGCGAACCTTGTAATGGCCGACTACTATCGTAAAAACGGGGAAGAACAAAAATCATTTGAAGCACTCAAACGTGCTTATGCAAATCCTGATCTTGATGCCGCGATAAAAATTTCATTACTGGCTTCCTTTCTGCCGATGATGCAAACAGACACCGTTAAAAAATCTGAAGCACTTGAATTGGGAAAATTGCTCGTGAGTGTTCATCCAAATGATCCGATGGCGCATGCATTAATGGGTGATATTCTTTACCAAAATGATGAAGTGAACGGGGCATTGAATGAATACAGGAAATCGCTCGAGATCGACAACAGTAAGTTCCTGGTATGGCAACAGGTGATGCTGATTTACGATCGTGAACAAAACCGTGATTCGTTGCTGGCAGTCAGCGAACGGGCGATGGATTTGTTTCCTGATCAGAACATGGCCTACTACTTTAACGGTTATGCAAACATGCAACTGAAAAAATATGAGGCAGGCATCGCTTCCATGGGAAAAGCAATTGCGATGGGTTCGGAAGACAAGCAGTTCATTGCACAACTTTATTCTTCGATGGGTGATGCTTATTACAGCCTGAAAAACTCTTCGGCCTCTGATAGTTGTTATGATCTTGCCCTGATTTTTGATCCTCAAAACGCTTATGTGCTGAATAATTACAGCTATTATCTTTCGTTGCGCAGCACGAAGCTCGATGAAGCGAAGAAGATGGCGGAACGCGCGAATAGCATTGCACCAAACACAGCAGCCTATGAAGACACTTACGGATGGGTGTTGTTTAAGCTTGGCGAATATGAAGAAGCAAAAAACTGGATCGACAAATCTTTGAAAAACGGATCAGGCGACGATGGAACGGTGCTGGAACATTATGGCGACGTGCTGTACAAATTAGGTGATGTGAATGGCGCTGTTCAATACTGGATGAAAGCAAAGGAAAAAAATGTGGATTCAGACTCGATTGATAAGAAGATTGCAGGCCGGAAATTATATGATTAA
- a CDS encoding NTP transferase domain-containing protein: MRVIVPMAGMGKRMRPHTLTTPKPLIPVAGKPIVQRLVEYLAEMCEDKIEHIAFVVGDFGKEAEKGLCKIAEDLGAKCSIHHQEEALGTAHAILCAKEHLKEHVIIAFADTLFYADFKVNEDADGVIWVQKVENPQQFGVVKLAPEGHITEFIEKSPVLVSNLAIIGIYYFRDGENLKHELQYLLDHDIKEKGEYQLTTAMEHMKNKGLKLFPGEVAQWLDCGNKDATVDTNKQVLEHEKNKRLIDKSALIENSTIIPPTYIGPDVVIKNSVIGPHVSIGGKTVIENSILKNSIIQSNSRIKNRLIQNSMVGNHVSLTGRMEEVSVGDYSVDN, from the coding sequence ATGAGAGTAATTGTTCCAATGGCCGGAATGGGTAAAAGGATGCGGCCACATACACTTACCACCCCAAAGCCCTTGATTCCAGTGGCCGGTAAACCTATTGTTCAGCGGCTGGTAGAATACCTGGCTGAAATGTGCGAAGACAAGATTGAGCACATTGCATTCGTGGTAGGTGACTTTGGAAAAGAAGCAGAGAAAGGTTTGTGCAAGATCGCAGAAGACCTTGGCGCCAAATGTTCCATTCATCACCAGGAAGAAGCGTTGGGCACCGCTCACGCCATACTATGTGCGAAGGAACATTTAAAAGAACATGTGATTATCGCATTCGCCGACACCTTGTTTTATGCGGACTTTAAAGTGAATGAAGATGCAGATGGTGTGATCTGGGTTCAGAAAGTAGAGAACCCGCAACAGTTTGGTGTGGTGAAACTGGCTCCTGAAGGTCACATTACAGAGTTCATTGAAAAATCGCCTGTCCTTGTTTCAAACCTCGCGATCATTGGTATTTATTATTTCCGCGATGGTGAAAACCTGAAGCATGAACTGCAATATTTGCTGGATCATGATATAAAGGAAAAAGGTGAATACCAGCTCACGACAGCCATGGAGCACATGAAGAATAAGGGGCTGAAGTTGTTTCCTGGTGAAGTGGCGCAATGGCTCGATTGCGGGAATAAAGACGCAACTGTCGACACCAATAAGCAGGTGCTTGAACACGAAAAAAACAAACGGCTGATTGACAAATCGGCGCTGATCGAAAATTCTACGATCATTCCGCCAACTTATATTGGTCCGGATGTGGTTATAAAAAATTCCGTGATAGGCCCACACGTTTCTATAGGGGGAAAAACGGTAATTGAAAATTCCATCCTCAAAAATTCCATCATCCAATCAAATTCCCGCATTAAAAACCGGTTGATACAAAATTCGATGGTAGGAAACCACGTTTCACTCACCGGCCGTATGGAAGAAGTGAGCGTGGGAGATTATTCGGTCGATAACTGA
- the dut gene encoding dUTP diphosphatase: MKVKVINHSPHSLPAYETAGSAGLDLRAWLNEVVELKPLERKLIPTGLFIELPSGYEAQIRPRSGLAAKKGLTLLNTPGTIDSDYRGEIKIILVNLSDVAQQIENGERIAQMIIAKYERIEWQLTNELEATDRGAGGFGHTGLK; encoded by the coding sequence ATGAAAGTAAAGGTCATCAATCACTCTCCACATTCTTTGCCTGCTTACGAGACTGCCGGCTCAGCCGGACTTGATTTGCGTGCCTGGCTGAACGAAGTTGTTGAACTGAAACCATTGGAGCGAAAACTCATTCCGACCGGATTATTTATTGAGTTGCCTTCCGGATACGAAGCCCAGATACGACCAAGAAGCGGTTTGGCAGCTAAAAAAGGACTGACTTTATTGAATACGCCCGGCACCATCGATTCCGATTACCGCGGAGAAATAAAGATCATTCTGGTAAACCTGTCTGATGTTGCGCAACAAATAGAAAACGGTGAAAGGATTGCACAAATGATTATAGCAAAGTATGAAAGGATAGAATGGCAGTTGACGAATGAGCTGGAAGCTACAGACCGTGGAGCCGGAGGATTTGGGCACACGGGCCTGAAGTAG
- a CDS encoding oligosaccharide flippase family protein: protein MHPLVKKLAQQTAIYGLSSILARFLNYALVPIQTRVFHPDQFGVVTQFFAYTGFLNILFTYGMETAFFRYASHKEDQKQVYDTGLASMIFTSCMFAAIIILFRFPIADLMQFSGHTEYVTMLALILALDALVTIPFARLRQENRPLRFATFKIISISINVILNVFFLIVCPWILSNASFASLHPFINMVYQPAFGVGYIFIANLVASAFTVLVMGQYFFIRHWHINTRLLKEMLRYTWPLIIVGLAGMGNELLSRVLLTRRWNGSYDEAIHALGVFGACYKMSLLMTLFVQAYRMAAEPFFFGESKKLNPQLTYARTMNYFVIFCGFIFLLVVLFIDFFKKIFMSAEYFDGVRVVPVLLLASFFLGVYYNLTIWYKLTNKNFAGSLIAFGGLLITLILNWWWIPLYGYYGSSWVTFICYGGMMVVSYFLGQKYYPVPYDVLRFIVYVGLAVGFYFLHEQLVMLLPDSLVFLNYLLAFLILGAYIGLAYLFETGKVKVFKAIQ from the coding sequence TTGCATCCATTAGTTAAGAAACTGGCACAGCAAACTGCCATTTACGGACTCTCCAGCATATTGGCCCGCTTTCTTAATTATGCATTGGTTCCTATTCAAACGCGTGTTTTTCATCCGGATCAGTTTGGGGTGGTCACCCAGTTTTTTGCCTACACGGGTTTTCTCAATATCCTTTTTACTTACGGAATGGAAACGGCTTTTTTCCGTTATGCCAGTCACAAAGAAGATCAGAAGCAGGTATATGATACCGGACTTGCCTCAATGATTTTTACGTCGTGCATGTTTGCTGCCATCATCATTTTGTTTCGTTTTCCGATTGCAGATCTCATGCAGTTCAGCGGGCACACTGAGTATGTGACCATGCTGGCGCTGATACTTGCATTGGATGCCTTGGTCACCATTCCGTTTGCCAGGCTGCGCCAGGAAAACAGGCCGCTGCGGTTTGCCACTTTTAAAATCATCAGCATCAGCATCAATGTGATCCTGAATGTTTTTTTCCTGATTGTTTGTCCGTGGATTTTGAGCAACGCTTCATTTGCATCGCTTCATCCATTCATCAACATGGTGTATCAGCCGGCATTCGGCGTTGGATACATCTTTATTGCCAACCTGGTGGCAAGTGCGTTTACGGTTTTGGTGATGGGACAATATTTTTTCATCCGTCACTGGCACATCAATACCAGGCTGCTGAAAGAGATGTTGCGATACACCTGGCCGCTGATTATTGTAGGCCTTGCCGGCATGGGCAATGAATTATTGAGCCGTGTTCTGCTCACGCGGCGCTGGAATGGAAGCTACGATGAAGCCATTCATGCATTGGGTGTTTTTGGAGCTTGTTATAAGATGTCGCTGCTGATGACCTTGTTTGTGCAGGCGTATCGCATGGCGGCAGAACCTTTCTTTTTCGGTGAATCAAAAAAGCTGAATCCACAGCTCACCTATGCGCGCACGATGAATTATTTCGTGATCTTTTGCGGTTTCATCTTTCTGCTGGTGGTGTTGTTCATCGATTTTTTCAAGAAGATATTTATGAGCGCTGAATATTTTGATGGTGTGCGTGTAGTGCCTGTTTTATTGCTCGCCAGCTTCTTCCTCGGTGTTTATTATAACCTGACCATCTGGTATAAGCTCACGAATAAAAATTTCGCAGGGTCTCTCATTGCATTCGGCGGACTGCTCATCACGCTCATCTTAAACTGGTGGTGGATACCTTTGTATGGATATTATGGATCTTCCTGGGTTACTTTTATCTGTTATGGCGGCATGATGGTGGTGTCGTATTTTCTTGGGCAGAAATATTATCCGGTGCCGTATGATGTACTGCGATTCATTGTGTATGTAGGATTGGCGGTTGGTTTTTATTTCCTGCATGAGCAATTAGTGATGCTGCTGCCTGACTCTCTTGTCTTTCTCAATTATCTTTTGGCCTTCCTGATCCTGGGAGCTTATATCGGGTTGGCGTATCTTTTTGAAACGGGGAAGGTGAAGGTGTTTAAGGCGATTCAGTGA
- a CDS encoding transketolase, giving the protein MASIDDLKNIASQVRRDILRMVHGCQSGHPGGSLGCADFFTALYFEIMKHDRNFKMDGHDEDIFFLSNGHISPVWYSVLSRSGYFELEEMYTFRKLNSRLQGHPTTHEHLPGIRVASGSLGQGMSVAIGAALAKRLNGDPHLVFSLHGDGELDEGQNWEAIMSAAHLKVDNLISTVDWNGQQIDGPTNKVMGLGDLNEKFKAFGWTTLDMNGNNMEEVVSVLNKAKSMTGHGKPIVILMKTAMGYPVDFMMNKHEWHGVAPNDEQLAKALEQLPLTMVDY; this is encoded by the coding sequence ATGGCTTCAATTGACGATTTGAAAAATATTGCTTCCCAGGTAAGAAGAGATATCCTGCGCATGGTGCATGGTTGCCAGTCCGGTCACCCGGGCGGCTCCCTCGGTTGCGCTGATTTCTTTACCGCCTTATATTTTGAAATCATGAAGCATGACCGCAACTTTAAAATGGATGGTCATGATGAAGATATTTTCTTCCTCTCCAATGGTCACATCTCACCGGTCTGGTACAGCGTGCTGTCACGTTCCGGTTATTTTGAACTGGAAGAGATGTACACTTTCCGCAAGCTCAACTCGCGCCTGCAGGGGCATCCTACCACGCATGAACATTTGCCCGGCATTCGTGTGGCATCCGGCTCACTCGGACAAGGCATGTCCGTTGCCATTGGTGCCGCGTTGGCCAAGCGTCTTAACGGCGATCCGCACCTCGTGTTCTCCTTACATGGCGATGGAGAACTGGATGAAGGCCAGAACTGGGAAGCAATCATGTCCGCAGCTCATTTAAAAGTAGATAACCTCATCAGCACAGTGGATTGGAACGGACAGCAGATTGATGGCCCCACCAACAAGGTGATGGGACTCGGCGATCTGAATGAAAAATTCAAAGCATTCGGCTGGACTACGCTCGATATGAATGGTAACAATATGGAAGAAGTTGTGTCGGTGCTTAACAAAGCAAAATCAATGACCGGCCATGGTAAACCTATTGTCATTCTGATGAAGACTGCCATGGGTTATCCCGTGGATTTCATGATGAACAAGCACGAATGGCATGGTGTTGCACCAAACGATGAACAGCTTGCGAAAGCATTGGAACAGCTTCCCTTAACGATGGTTGATTATTAG